Proteins from a single region of Mercenaria mercenaria strain notata unplaced genomic scaffold, MADL_Memer_1 contig_4203, whole genome shotgun sequence:
- the LOC128553692 gene encoding uncharacterized protein LOC128553692, whose protein sequence is MAVNMARVLSGQTLPYISNFSLLVIWKLELLNVIFSDQNKLKLSLPNGDVPTANHVASPSPSDGPATPQLMSPVFKRTPVLDITRKPPQVVTEEKLSRLWPQPQSIEQQEGYPFHIRKPALPVMISVATGTALREIKKVWTLQKARFEGMNLKLALEPFTPLSDMDDPHIVCCVSERLCPGKGAYKLTVMQNQIKVLSNSCTSLHYAISTLVQLFRMYRDEEKNEIQIPQLRIDDWPDLPNRGVLFDISQGRVPNRETFKETVLSLSLLKVNQIYLYTRFRNLEQIVWQVYYGMEELTDLDEFCHDYGIELIPVLEVAPSVQYDDLQQMYAVFQDFLTCFSFNEFVSVGPRLSTFLLDVDEDNELNVSDCATMLPVRSDQTIQLYGYPLHDLNPNTLSQLHPHYLVFNEYGVQATHNFTEICKPLSKQGMSYLVCPGTSAWNSLAGCPEAAITNVYNAVKCALSDGAIGIMVCNWSGKGHITHLPFCWPGFLMGAGLSWNADCHWEFCLGNLEELLNLHIFRAEKGVIGHAIVELGRAETYLVRCARCQTGDDCSDLPSDNGSLLYQFLLNPDNSIIENLTPEILQRVNRHVRKCQNELKTAELQCTQGASIVAELQHTCDLMLLAVKIGRALVVSGRNPSTQAGCSVVNLGISNLPPTVKTDLANRYTCPS, encoded by the exons ATGGCTGTGAACATGGCGAGGGTCCTCAGTGGACAAACACTGCCCTACATTTCAAATTTCAGCCTGTTAGTTATATGGAAATTAGAGttgttaaatgttatattttcagaTCAAAACAAGTTGAAGTTGTCATTGCCTAATGGTGATGTACCTACAGCAAATCATGTTGCCTCCCCCTCCCCCAGTGATGGACCAGCCACACCCCAGCTCATGTCACCAGTTTTCAAG AGAACTCCAGTGTTAGACATTACCAGGAAACCTCCACAGGTTGTTACGGAGGAGAAGTTGAGTCGTTTATGGCCACAGCCACAGAGCATTGAACAGCAGGAGGGATATCCCTTCCACATTAGAAAACCTGCCTTACCTGTCATGATCAGTGTTGCCACAGGGACTG CTTTGAGAGAAATCAAGAAAGTTTGGACTCTCCAGAAGGCAAGATTCGAAGGCATGAATCTGAAGCTGGCTTTAGAACCTTTCACGCCTCTCAGTGACATGGATGACCCACATATTGTATGCTGTGTCAGTGAGAGGCTTTGTCCTGGAAAAGGAGCTTATAAACTTACAGTTATGCAAAATCAG ATAAAGGTCCTATCCAACAGCTGTACCAGTCTCCACTATGCAATATCCACCCTGGTGCAGTTGTTCAGGATGTACAGAGATGAGgagaaaaatgaaatacagataCCACAACTGAGA ATAGATGATTGGCCTGATTTGCCAAACAGAGGTGTATTGTTTGATATATCACAAGGAAGAGTTCCAAATAGG GAAACGTTTAAGGAAACAGTTCTATCATTATCCTTACTTAAAGTTAATCAG ATCTATTTATATACAAGATTCAGGAATTTGGAACAAATAGTTTGGCAGGTGTATTACGGAATGga AGAGTTGACAGATCTGGATGAGTTTTGTCATGACTATGGTATAGAACTGATTCCTGTGTTAGAGGTAGCACCTTCCGTTCAGTATGATGATTTACAACAGATGTATGCCGTCTTCCAAGATTTCTTGacatgttttagttttaatga ATTTGTAAGCGTAGGTCCGAGACTTAGTACCTTCTTGCTGGATGTTGACGAGGACAATGAGCTCAATGTGTCCGACTGTGCTACCATGTTACCTGTACGCTCGGACCAGACCATTCAACTGTATGGCTACCCGCTACATGACCTCAACCCCAATACCTTGTCACAACTACACCCCCACTATCTTGTTTTTAATGAATATGGAGTGCAG GCCACTCATAATTTTACAGAGATCTGCAAGCCATTATCAAAGCAAGG AATGAGTTACTTGGTATGTCCAGGTACATCGGCATGGAACAGTTTAGCCGGTTGTCCGGAGGCGGCCATTACAAATGTTTATAATGCCGTAAAGTGTGCACTATCTGATGGTGCCATAGGGATAATGGTGTGTAATTGGTCTGGCAAGGGTCACATAACTCACCTTCCATTCTGCTGGCCAGGATTCCTGATGGGGGCGGGGCTAAGCTGGAATGCTGATTGTCATTGG GAGTTTTGCCTAGGAAATTTAGAAGAGTTACTTAACCTTCATATATTTCGTGCAGAGAAAGGGGTTATAGGTCATGCAATAGTGGAACTGGGTAGAGCCGAAACCTACCTTGTTAGGTGTGCTAGGTGTCAAACAG GTGATGATTGTTCCGACTTACCATCAGACAATGGCTCATTGCTGTATCAATTCCTTCTAAACCCTGACAACTCCATCATAGAAAATCTCACTCCAGAAATTCTACAG AGAGTGAATCGACATGTAAGGAAATGCCAGAATGAATTGAAAACAGCAGAACTCCAGTGTACACAGGGTGCTAGTATAGTGGCAGAACTACAACATACATGTGATCTTATGTTATTGGCTGTGAA aaTAGGAAGAGCTTTGGTTGTATCAGGACGAAATCCGAGTACACAAGCAGGTTGTAGTGTTGTCAATCTTGGTATAAGCAACCTTCCACCAACTGTGAAAACAGATCTAGCAAACAGGTACACTTGTCCTTCTTAG